From a single Lactococcus carnosus genomic region:
- a CDS encoding DUF2130 domain-containing protein, protein MNQIKCPHCGEVFTVDESGFSDILAQVRTQEFEQEIHAQLEKEKALMAAQSEAKLAELEHQLKTLEVSKVTELKLVEEQTKASSQTELLSLKTELEKAQQAQITLEQAKTVELKLVEEQTKSALQHELSDLKAELAQLAAQNELALQQTISDSEKALTEVAKERDAVQNQLLLAEKEQALKQNSVKNEYEILLKAKNDEVAFYKNFKAQQSTKAIGESLENFAENEFNKVRATMFPNAYFEKDNDARTGSKGDFVYRETDAYGNEIISIMFEMKNEGDETATKHKNRDFYKELDKDRREKTCEYAVLVTMLEADNDYFNTGIVDVSHEYAKMYVVRPNFFIQLIGLLRNAAMNSLAYKQEIALIREQNIDITTFEDDLDLFKTGFAKNYTSASKNFAKAIDEIDKSIKRMEEVKKALLTSENQLRLANNKLEDVSVKKLTKKNPTMAEKFANLNPEKRKIDDI, encoded by the coding sequence ATGAATCAAATCAAATGCCCCCATTGTGGGGAAGTGTTTACAGTTGATGAATCAGGATTTTCAGATATTTTAGCACAAGTCAGAACACAAGAGTTTGAGCAGGAAATTCATGCCCAACTTGAAAAAGAAAAAGCCTTGATGGCAGCCCAATCAGAGGCAAAATTAGCTGAGCTAGAACACCAGTTAAAAACGCTGGAAGTTTCGAAAGTCACAGAGCTAAAATTAGTCGAAGAACAGACAAAAGCAAGTAGCCAAACTGAGTTACTAAGCTTGAAAACTGAACTTGAAAAGGCCCAGCAAGCACAGATTACTTTGGAGCAGGCGAAAACTGTTGAGCTAAAACTAGTTGAAGAGCAGACAAAATCTGCCTTACAACATGAACTTTCTGACTTAAAGGCAGAACTTGCCCAACTTGCCGCTCAAAATGAATTAGCTTTACAACAGACAATTTCTGATAGTGAAAAAGCCTTAACTGAGGTTGCCAAAGAACGTGATGCTGTCCAAAATCAATTGCTACTTGCAGAAAAAGAGCAAGCGCTCAAACAAAATTCAGTTAAAAATGAATATGAGATACTACTAAAAGCTAAAAACGATGAAGTTGCTTTTTATAAAAATTTCAAGGCTCAACAGTCAACTAAGGCGATTGGTGAGAGCTTGGAGAACTTTGCTGAAAATGAGTTTAACAAAGTGCGTGCGACCATGTTCCCCAATGCCTATTTTGAAAAAGATAATGATGCCAGAACAGGTAGCAAGGGTGACTTTGTTTATCGTGAAACTGATGCCTATGGCAATGAAATCATCTCCATCATGTTTGAGATGAAAAATGAAGGCGATGAGACAGCAACCAAACATAAAAATCGCGATTTTTATAAAGAATTAGATAAAGATAGGCGTGAAAAGACATGTGAATATGCTGTTTTGGTGACCATGCTTGAGGCTGACAATGATTATTTTAATACTGGCATTGTGGATGTTTCTCATGAATATGCTAAAATGTATGTGGTACGGCCAAATTTCTTTATCCAGTTAATCGGCTTGTTACGTAATGCGGCCATGAATTCACTAGCTTATAAGCAGGAAATTGCCTTAATTCGCGAACAAAATATCGATATCACGACCTTTGAAGATGATCTTGATCTATTTAAAACTGGTTTTGCAAAGAACTATACGTCTGCCAGTAAGAACTTCGCTAAGGCAATCGATGAGATTGATAAGTCAATTAAGCGGATGGAAGAAGTGAAAAAAGCACTCCTAACGAGTGAAAATCAACTGCGCTTAGCTAACAATAAACTAGAAGATGTATCCGTCAAAAAATTAACCAAGAAGAATCCAACGATGGCAGAAAAATTTGCCAATTTAAATCCTGAGAAAAGAAAAATAGATGACATATAA
- the truB gene encoding tRNA pseudouridine(55) synthase TruB: MTYNGILAIYKEAGMTSHDVVFKLRKILQTKKIGHGGTLDPDVTGVLPIAVGQGTRVVEFMTEAGKVYEGQVTLGFSTETEDASGEVVERTPVTQVPSEADIDLAMAEFIGEITQIPPMYSAVKVNGRKLYEYARAGETVDRPERQVTLTEFVRTSDLVVDKDNQLLKFNFRVVCSKGTYVRTLAVDLGAKLGYASHMSYLQRTASAGLNIADAFKLSEIEQLKEEDRLSEAFLPIEYGVSDLEKVLLTAEQVKEISFGRFVTLASDAAIVAGFQENRLIAILQKRDGKLYKPKKVMI, translated from the coding sequence ATGACATATAATGGTATTTTAGCGATATATAAAGAAGCGGGCATGACGAGTCATGACGTTGTCTTTAAGCTACGAAAAATATTGCAGACTAAGAAAATTGGTCATGGTGGGACATTGGATCCTGATGTGACAGGCGTCTTACCGATTGCTGTCGGTCAAGGTACGCGTGTTGTAGAATTTATGACAGAGGCTGGAAAAGTATATGAAGGACAAGTTACGCTAGGCTTTTCTACTGAGACAGAAGATGCCAGTGGTGAGGTCGTCGAGCGTACGCCTGTGACACAGGTACCTAGTGAAGCTGATATTGACCTTGCCATGGCTGAATTTATCGGTGAGATTACACAAATACCACCCATGTATTCGGCAGTCAAAGTGAATGGCCGTAAACTCTATGAATATGCGCGTGCTGGTGAGACAGTCGATAGACCAGAAAGACAGGTCACACTGACAGAATTCGTCAGAACGTCTGATTTAGTGGTTGACAAAGACAATCAACTCCTTAAATTTAACTTTAGGGTGGTTTGCAGTAAAGGCACTTATGTGAGAACACTAGCCGTTGATTTAGGGGCTAAACTTGGCTATGCAAGCCATATGTCTTATTTGCAACGGACTGCATCAGCAGGCTTAAACATAGCGGATGCCTTCAAGCTGTCAGAAATCGAGCAGCTGAAAGAAGAAGATCGTTTATCAGAAGCATTTTTACCGATTGAGTATGGTGTATCCGATTTAGAAAAAGTGCTACTTACAGCAGAACAAGTTAAAGAGATTAGCTTTGGTAGATTTGTGACATTGGCATCAGATGCTGCTATTGTTGCAGGGTTTCAAGAAAATCGGTTGATCGCGATCTTGCAAAAACGGGATGGCAAGCTTTATAAACCTAAGAAAGTGATGATATGA
- a CDS encoding bifunctional riboflavin kinase/FAD synthetase: protein MKVFEFNEQNVDNAPTILVLGYFDGLHRGHQSLFDKARELAAEKKATISVLTFPESPILVFEKFNENLLKQLTSKEKRNQLFEENGVDFLYFTDFTSHFAKLTSHDFIEKYLKQLAISAVVIGFDYQFGSDHGSLAQLSEYDAYQVSELTDMGEKISSSRIRQAIIDGDVTLANRLLGYNYEISGLVVHGEARGRTIGYPTANIESKSMQYLPLIGVYVVDIAVGDKQYRGMASIGYNDTFGGKNKTLEVNIFDFHDEIYGETVTVYFLKFIRGMIKFDSVDSLITQMDDDEKIARDF from the coding sequence ATGAAAGTATTTGAATTTAACGAACAAAACGTAGATAATGCACCAACAATTCTTGTTTTGGGGTATTTTGATGGCTTACATCGTGGTCATCAAAGCTTATTTGATAAGGCACGCGAGTTAGCTGCAGAAAAGAAAGCGACGATCTCTGTATTAACCTTCCCTGAAAGTCCAATTCTGGTATTTGAAAAATTCAATGAGAATTTGCTAAAACAGTTAACCTCAAAAGAAAAAAGAAACCAGCTTTTTGAAGAAAATGGGGTAGACTTTCTCTATTTTACAGACTTTACTAGCCACTTTGCAAAGTTAACGAGTCATGATTTTATAGAAAAGTATCTCAAACAGTTGGCCATATCAGCAGTCGTGATTGGCTTTGATTACCAATTTGGATCAGATCATGGCAGTCTTGCCCAACTATCAGAGTATGATGCTTATCAAGTAAGTGAATTGACTGATATGGGAGAGAAAATTTCATCTAGCCGCATTAGACAGGCAATCATCGACGGAGATGTGACACTTGCTAATCGCCTACTAGGCTATAACTATGAAATCAGCGGTTTAGTCGTACATGGTGAAGCACGCGGGCGCACGATTGGCTATCCAACAGCAAACATTGAATCAAAGAGTATGCAATATCTGCCCCTAATTGGAGTTTATGTTGTTGATATAGCAGTTGGTGACAAACAGTATCGAGGGATGGCGTCTATCGGCTACAATGATACCTTTGGTGGGAAAAATAAGACACTAGAAGTTAACATTTTTGATTTTCATGATGAGATTTATGGTGAGACTGTCACAGTTTACTTCCTAAAATTTATTCGTGGGATGATTAAATTTGATAGTGTCGATTCACTCATCACCCAGATGGATGATGATGAGAAAATAGCTCGTGATTTCTAA
- the hemW gene encoding radical SAM family heme chaperone HemW, which translates to MKNNCKKPTSAYIHIPFCTQICYYCDFAKVYIQNQPVDAYLTTLLAEFDAQDIAALKTIYIGGGTPTALTAAQLDTLLSGITRHLDLSQLKEFTVEANPGDLSDDKIAVLKKHHVNRVSLGVQTFNDKLLKKIGRSHTAQDVFDNIAKLKAAGFDNITIDLIYALPGQTMADVKKDVATLLSLDLPHVALYSLILENHTIFMNKMRRGKLDLPSDDSDFEMYNYIIDSLETAGYAHYEISNFGKKGFESAHNLMYWDNAEYYGFGAGASGYVSGIRYKNHVPIHHYLENDDKRAVQEKLTIKEQMEEELFLGLRKQSGVNTVAFNRKFNQDFDAIYGETVAKLIEKHLLSRNEETIFMTRQGLMLGNDVFEAFLLDDIA; encoded by the coding sequence TTGAAAAATAATTGCAAGAAGCCGACATCGGCCTATATCCATATTCCATTTTGCACACAGATTTGTTACTACTGTGATTTTGCAAAAGTTTATATTCAGAATCAACCTGTCGATGCCTATTTGACAACGCTTTTAGCTGAGTTTGATGCGCAAGATATAGCGGCGCTTAAGACGATCTACATAGGTGGGGGCACACCGACGGCTTTAACCGCAGCACAATTGGATACACTCCTATCAGGTATCACACGTCACTTAGACTTAAGCCAGTTAAAAGAGTTTACTGTCGAAGCGAATCCTGGAGATTTGAGTGATGATAAGATAGCAGTCCTTAAAAAACATCACGTTAATCGAGTTTCTTTAGGTGTACAGACATTTAACGATAAACTCCTTAAAAAAATTGGCCGGAGTCATACAGCCCAAGATGTTTTTGATAATATTGCTAAGCTAAAGGCAGCAGGCTTTGATAATATCACGATTGATTTAATCTATGCTTTACCTGGCCAGACTATGGCTGATGTCAAAAAAGATGTTGCGACATTACTCAGTCTTGATTTGCCACATGTCGCCCTATACTCACTTATTCTGGAAAATCATACGATCTTTATGAATAAGATGCGACGTGGCAAACTAGATCTGCCAAGTGATGACTCGGATTTTGAGATGTATAACTATATCATTGACAGTTTAGAAACTGCTGGTTATGCGCATTATGAGATTTCAAACTTCGGTAAAAAGGGCTTTGAGAGTGCCCATAATCTAATGTATTGGGACAATGCTGAATACTATGGTTTTGGTGCAGGTGCAAGTGGTTATGTTTCAGGGATACGTTATAAAAATCACGTGCCGATACACCATTATCTAGAAAATGATGATAAGAGAGCTGTTCAAGAAAAATTAACGATTAAAGAGCAGATGGAAGAGGAACTCTTTTTAGGGCTAAGAAAGCAATCTGGTGTCAATACTGTTGCCTTTAACCGAAAATTTAATCAAGATTTTGATGCAATTTATGGGGAAACAGTCGCAAAGTTAATCGAGAAACATCTTTTGTCTAGAAATGAAGAGACAATATTTATGACGCGTCAAGGGTTGATGCTGGGTAATGATGTCTTTGAGGCATTTTTACTAGACGATATCGCCTAA
- a CDS encoding glycoside hydrolase family 25 protein, with protein sequence MNIMRKRLKSLGILITLFFLASFILLFVSLNITQIKKEVVKPPIKKVSLDHDVDITRPIIDISGWQLPADMDYDQLAGQVNGVIVRVQHGISMKKTNNAAYKNGQDKAMASHITEFQKRNVPVAVYAYVNGKSDDEMRQEADKFYERAAKYKPTFWWLDVEEVTMKTGFNQGIEAFRKQLVKRGAKNIGIYTQDWFVTANNIDVSPYDSTWLAHYGGDTGYWDTSPVTTINYDLHQYTSRGRLNGFAGDLDFNRVSTLAEYNKIFNHGRLMK encoded by the coding sequence ATGAATATAATGAGGAAACGTTTGAAATCGTTAGGGATTTTGATAACACTCTTTTTTCTAGCTAGTTTTATACTGCTGTTTGTCAGTTTAAATATTACACAAATTAAAAAAGAAGTTGTCAAACCACCTATCAAAAAAGTCAGCCTCGATCATGATGTTGATATCACAAGACCAATTATTGATATTTCAGGCTGGCAATTACCAGCCGATATGGATTATGATCAACTTGCAGGTCAAGTAAATGGTGTTATTGTGCGGGTCCAGCATGGTATCAGTATGAAAAAAACCAACAATGCTGCTTATAAAAATGGGCAAGATAAAGCCATGGCTTCACACATCACAGAATTTCAGAAACGTAATGTCCCTGTAGCGGTCTATGCTTATGTTAATGGGAAGTCTGATGATGAAATGCGACAAGAAGCTGACAAATTTTATGAACGTGCTGCTAAGTATAAGCCGACCTTTTGGTGGCTTGATGTTGAAGAAGTGACGATGAAGACGGGATTTAACCAAGGTATCGAAGCGTTTAGAAAGCAATTAGTCAAGCGTGGTGCTAAAAATATAGGTATCTATACCCAGGATTGGTTTGTGACAGCAAATAACATCGATGTCAGTCCATATGATAGCACCTGGCTAGCTCACTATGGTGGCGATACAGGCTATTGGGATACATCACCAGTTACAACCATCAATTATGATTTGCACCAATACACAAGTCGTGGTCGTTTAAATGGCTTTGCAGGAGATTTAGATTTTAATCGTGTTAGCACGTTAGCTGAATATAATAAAATTTTTAATCATGGCAGGTTAATGAAATAG
- a CDS encoding acyl-ACP thioesterase domain-containing protein encodes MLTYKKKYNVPYYESDANGNMKLPSIFSVALQLSGEQSLSLGVSDIWLKETYDYTWVVVEYAIDIARLPRFNETITIETFATSYNKFFCYRDFVFYAENGEKLLTISSTFVLLDISHRKVVHVEEAIVAPYQTEKVSKMVRGHKFGKLNPDTVIERDFHVRFNDIDQNGHVNNSKYFDWMIDPLGFDFLSGHVPEKIYLKYIKEVMYGVDVLSRADMHDNTSYHEIKTASNHAQAEITWREK; translated from the coding sequence ATGTTAACTTACAAGAAAAAATATAATGTCCCTTACTATGAAAGTGATGCAAATGGTAATATGAAACTACCAAGTATTTTCAGCGTCGCTTTACAACTCTCAGGAGAACAATCTCTCAGCTTAGGTGTTAGTGATATCTGGTTAAAAGAAACCTATGACTACACATGGGTTGTTGTCGAGTATGCGATTGATATTGCGCGACTACCCAGATTTAATGAGACGATAACAATCGAGACATTTGCTACAAGTTATAATAAATTTTTCTGCTATCGTGATTTTGTCTTTTATGCAGAAAATGGTGAGAAATTATTAACGATTTCATCGACATTTGTCTTACTTGATATTAGTCATCGTAAGGTTGTACATGTAGAGGAAGCGATTGTTGCACCTTACCAAACTGAAAAAGTATCAAAAATGGTTCGGGGTCACAAATTTGGTAAGTTAAATCCAGATACAGTGATTGAACGCGACTTTCATGTCAGGTTTAACGATATTGATCAAAACGGGCATGTTAATAACAGTAAGTATTTTGACTGGATGATTGACCCACTAGGCTTTGATTTCTTAAGTGGCCATGTGCCTGAAAAAATCTATTTGAAATATATCAAAGAAGTCATGTATGGGGTTGATGTTTTATCTCGTGCAGATATGCATGATAACACATCCTATCATGAGATTAAAACAGCAAGCAACCATGCACAAGCTGAGATTACGTGGAGAGAAAAATAA
- a CDS encoding TIGR01457 family HAD-type hydrolase, protein MTHYKGYLIDLDGTIYIGENKIPAGTRFVKRLQDKKIPHLFVTNNTTKTPAQVQARLKEKFAITTTEETIYTATLATLDYMNDMAKGDTAYVIGESGLKSAIYGSYKRETENPAYVVVGLDNDLTYEKLTIATLAIANGAMFIGTNPDLNIPTERGLLPGAGSINKLLEVATRIKPIFIGKPNAIIMNKAVERIGIPRRDLVMVGDNYLTDIRAGIDNDIASLLVTTGFTKPEEVAGLPIAPTHVIASLDDWQL, encoded by the coding sequence ATGACACACTATAAAGGCTATCTGATTGATCTTGACGGGACGATTTATATCGGAGAAAATAAAATACCAGCGGGCACCAGATTTGTGAAACGCCTGCAAGATAAAAAAATTCCTCATCTCTTTGTCACAAATAATACGACGAAAACACCTGCGCAGGTACAGGCCCGCTTAAAGGAAAAGTTTGCTATTACGACAACTGAGGAAACAATCTATACAGCAACTTTAGCCACGCTGGACTATATGAATGATATGGCCAAAGGAGACACGGCCTATGTGATTGGTGAATCAGGTCTTAAATCAGCCATCTATGGGAGCTATAAAAGAGAGACTGAAAATCCTGCTTATGTTGTTGTCGGCTTAGATAACGATCTCACCTATGAAAAATTGACCATCGCAACACTAGCCATTGCAAATGGGGCTATGTTTATCGGGACCAATCCAGATTTGAATATCCCTACTGAACGTGGGCTTTTACCAGGTGCAGGGAGCATTAATAAATTATTAGAGGTTGCAACACGAATAAAACCCATTTTTATCGGTAAGCCAAATGCAATTATCATGAACAAAGCGGTTGAACGGATTGGGATACCACGACGTGATCTAGTCATGGTAGGCGATAATTACCTGACAGATATTCGTGCTGGTATTGATAACGATATTGCTAGCTTACTAGTTACAACTGGCTTTACTAAGCCTGAAGAAGTGGCAGGATTGCCGATTGCACCAACACATGTTATTGCATCTTTAGATGACTGGCAACTGTGA
- a CDS encoding TIGR01906 family membrane protein — MKVKLHFLLVFLWSIAASATVTIFAAIPLFYSLIKPLKLTELSYLSQKTIIYNFNTLMAYLLNPFNRALSMPDFKSSSEGLSHFADVKNLFIFAMIAAIILAIPTLLFIKKRQYIQVYQELKLCLMLPLFVAVISLFGGFDTIFITFHKLLFRNANWLFDPATDPVINILPESYFMACFILFGLIYLLFWSVLLVKAKRRIYHAKN; from the coding sequence ATGAAAGTTAAACTCCATTTTTTATTGGTTTTTTTATGGTCGATTGCTGCAAGTGCGACGGTGACGATTTTTGCTGCAATCCCGTTATTTTATAGCTTGATCAAACCACTTAAGCTGACTGAATTGAGCTACCTGAGTCAAAAAACGATTATCTATAATTTCAATACCTTGATGGCTTATTTGCTCAACCCATTTAATCGTGCTTTGAGCATGCCTGATTTTAAGAGCTCTTCTGAAGGTTTGAGTCATTTTGCGGATGTCAAAAATTTGTTCATTTTTGCCATGATTGCTGCGATTATCCTTGCCATACCGACACTCCTATTCATCAAAAAAAGACAGTATATCCAGGTTTATCAAGAACTTAAACTGTGTCTCATGCTACCCCTATTTGTCGCGGTCATCAGCTTATTTGGTGGATTTGATACCATCTTCATTACCTTTCATAAACTATTATTTAGAAACGCAAATTGGCTCTTTGATCCAGCTACGGATCCAGTCATTAACATCTTACCAGAATCCTATTTCATGGCCTGCTTTATCCTATTTGGGCTCATCTATCTGCTATTCTGGTCTGTGCTATTAGTTAAAGCAAAACGGAGGATCTACCATGCAAAAAATTAA
- the rapZ gene encoding RNase adapter RapZ has translation MQKINLVIITGMSGAGKTVAIQSFEDMGYFTVDNMPANLIEKFVSLLTTSEKGDIDKVAMVVDMRSRSFFDALSDIVNDLSDNPDVDFRLLYLDSSDEELVARYKETRRSHPLAEDGRVLDGILRERELLSPLKSFSQNVIDTTELTPRNLRSQISQQFATENTKAPFRIEVMSFGFKYGLPLDADLVFDVRFLPNPHYIPELRNQTGLEEAVYNYVMDAPESEAFYTNLMRMLNPIIPGYEKEGKSVLVIAIGCTGGQHRSVAFAKRISEELTSGKWLVNTNHRDKDRRKETVNRS, from the coding sequence ATGCAAAAAATTAATTTAGTCATTATCACTGGGATGAGTGGTGCTGGGAAAACGGTCGCCATCCAATCTTTTGAGGATATGGGCTATTTCACAGTTGATAATATGCCTGCCAATCTGATTGAAAAATTTGTCAGCCTGTTAACAACGTCTGAAAAAGGGGATATTGATAAGGTCGCAATGGTTGTTGATATGCGAAGTCGTAGTTTTTTTGATGCACTAAGTGATATCGTCAATGATTTGTCTGATAATCCTGATGTAGACTTTAGATTGTTATATCTAGATAGCTCTGATGAAGAATTAGTGGCACGCTATAAAGAGACGCGTCGTAGTCATCCGCTTGCAGAAGATGGTCGTGTTTTGGATGGGATATTACGGGAACGTGAACTTTTGTCTCCTTTAAAGTCATTTTCTCAAAATGTGATTGACACTACTGAATTAACACCTAGAAATCTACGCTCACAAATTTCACAACAGTTTGCGACGGAGAATACGAAAGCGCCTTTCAGAATAGAAGTCATGAGTTTTGGTTTCAAGTATGGCCTGCCTTTGGATGCTGACCTTGTTTTTGACGTTCGATTTTTACCAAACCCACATTATATTCCTGAGCTACGCAATCAAACAGGACTTGAAGAGGCAGTCTATAATTATGTTATGGATGCACCTGAGTCAGAAGCATTTTACACGAATTTAATGCGGATGTTAAACCCAATCATTCCAGGCTATGAAAAAGAAGGTAAGTCTGTGTTAGTTATTGCCATCGGCTGTACTGGTGGTCAGCATAGAAGTGTGGCATTTGCAAAACGCATCTCTGAAGAGTTAACATCTGGTAAGTGGTTAGTCAATACTAATCATCGTGATAAAGATAGACGGAAAGAAACGGTCAATCGGTCATGA
- a CDS encoding YvcK family protein gives MRKKKIVVIGGGTGIPVILNAFRKEDVDLTAIVTVADDGGSSGELRGALDIAPPGDLRNVLVAMSDMPRLYEQIFQYRFKADDGPLSGHPIGNLVIAGVSEMQGSTYNAIQILAKFFHVQGRILPSSEAALTLHAVFQDKKEVIGESHIADYLGKIDHVYVTNTSNQETPTASRHVVAEIMAADTIVMGPGSLFTSILPNVVIPEIREALIQTTAQVVYVCNIMTQRGETENFTDADHVNILHNHVGTQFIDTVLVNVAQVPDTYMNTNKFDEYLVQVRHDFTGLQAENIRIISNDFLKLVDGGAFHNGDAVSQEIMRISERRLL, from the coding sequence ATGAGAAAGAAAAAAATAGTTGTGATAGGTGGCGGAACGGGTATTCCGGTCATTTTGAACGCTTTTAGAAAGGAAGATGTCGATCTGACAGCAATCGTGACAGTTGCTGACGACGGTGGCAGTTCTGGCGAGTTAAGAGGGGCACTTGATATTGCCCCGCCAGGTGACTTACGTAATGTCCTAGTTGCTATGAGTGACATGCCCCGCCTTTATGAACAAATCTTTCAGTATCGATTTAAAGCTGATGATGGCCCGCTCAGTGGTCATCCGATTGGTAACTTAGTGATTGCAGGTGTGTCAGAGATGCAAGGCTCTACCTATAATGCCATTCAAATATTGGCTAAGTTCTTTCATGTTCAAGGCAGAATTTTACCCTCTAGTGAAGCAGCCTTAACCCTCCATGCTGTCTTTCAGGACAAAAAAGAGGTGATTGGAGAAAGTCATATTGCAGACTACCTTGGTAAAATTGATCATGTCTATGTGACCAATACAAGTAACCAGGAAACACCAACGGCCTCACGCCATGTTGTCGCTGAAATCATGGCTGCGGATACGATTGTCATGGGACCTGGTAGTCTTTTTACCTCTATCTTACCAAATGTTGTCATTCCAGAAATACGGGAAGCCTTGATACAGACAACTGCTCAGGTGGTTTATGTCTGTAACATCATGACCCAACGTGGTGAAACGGAAAACTTTACTGATGCGGATCATGTTAATATCTTACATAACCATGTTGGCACGCAATTTATTGATACTGTTTTGGTAAATGTGGCACAAGTACCAGATACTTATATGAACACAAATAAGTTTGATGAGTATCTGGTGCAAGTCAGACATGACTTTACAGGCCTACAAGCAGAAAATATTCGCATCATCTCCAATGATTTTCTAAAATTAGTTGATGGTGGTGCCTTCCATAATGGGGATGCAGTATCGCAAGAAATCATGCGTATTAGTGAGAGACGCCTGCTATGA
- the whiA gene encoding DNA-binding protein WhiA: MSFSSDVKKELTQLTVSDGVLIALLRMNGVLGISGGLTLAITTENATTARFIYATLLSKYEIKSEIKTHQKTTLSKNRVYTIVIKDNVSDILDRFELADSLLLDHGIPDSVKFDEKMAVGYLRGAFLSSGSVTNPEKGKYHLEIASYYEEHAADLQLLLENFDITSKVINRKSKSVTYLANSEMIIDFLSLIGANAARFKIEDAKIVREMRNTANRQTNFEAANISKTVNAAQTVIEAIKFLKSMDKLPDNLREIAVARMANPDATIVELGQLLVPPLGKSGVNHRLRKIKELAEQLRQLD; the protein is encoded by the coding sequence ATGAGTTTTTCTTCTGACGTTAAAAAAGAGCTGACCCAATTGACGGTTTCGGATGGTGTCTTGATCGCCCTGCTGAGAATGAACGGTGTTTTGGGTATATCAGGTGGCTTGACTTTAGCCATTACAACTGAAAATGCAACAACTGCACGCTTTATTTATGCTACATTATTGTCTAAATATGAGATTAAATCAGAAATAAAAACGCACCAAAAGACAACGCTATCTAAAAACCGTGTGTATACGATTGTCATCAAAGACAATGTATCCGATATTTTAGATAGATTTGAATTAGCGGATAGTTTATTATTGGATCATGGTATACCAGATTCAGTCAAATTTGATGAAAAAATGGCAGTTGGCTATTTACGTGGCGCTTTTCTTAGTAGTGGTAGCGTCACGAATCCTGAAAAAGGCAAGTATCATTTGGAAATTGCCTCTTATTATGAAGAGCATGCGGCTGATCTACAGCTTTTATTGGAAAACTTTGATATTACTAGCAAGGTGATCAACAGAAAATCCAAATCAGTCACTTATTTAGCTAATTCTGAGATGATTATTGACTTTCTGAGTTTGATTGGTGCAAATGCCGCCAGATTTAAGATAGAAGATGCAAAAATTGTGAGAGAAATGCGCAATACTGCCAATCGCCAAACTAATTTTGAAGCCGCAAATATCAGCAAAACGGTTAATGCTGCGCAGACAGTCATTGAGGCCATCAAATTCCTTAAAAGCATGGATAAATTACCGGATAATTTAAGAGAAATTGCTGTTGCCAGAATGGCTAATCCAGATGCCACGATTGTTGAACTAGGTCAATTATTAGTCCCACCTCTTGGGAAATCTGGTGTTAACCATCGCCTACGCAAAATAAAAGAACTAGCTGAGCAACTTCGTCAATTAGACTAA